A window of Meiothermus sp. CFH 77666 contains these coding sequences:
- a CDS encoding YceI family protein: MNWKLDSSHTTVAFAVKHMGIFTVRGQFKKIAGSIQASEQGVPSKIEVTIDAASIETGEAQRDAHLRSPDFLDAEQYPELRFVSTQIEALGGNQYRIHGDLTIRNVTKPVVLEAELSAPVKDPWGLTRTGATATGVLNRKDWGLTWNQVLELGALLVGEEVRFTIEVQAVAEQSAVAA; this comes from the coding sequence ATGAACTGGAAACTCGATAGCAGCCACACCACCGTCGCTTTTGCCGTCAAGCACATGGGTATCTTCACCGTTCGCGGCCAATTCAAAAAGATTGCAGGCAGCATTCAGGCCAGCGAGCAGGGCGTGCCCAGCAAAATTGAGGTCACGATTGATGCGGCCAGCATCGAGACCGGCGAGGCCCAGCGCGATGCCCACCTGCGCTCCCCCGATTTCCTGGACGCCGAGCAGTACCCCGAGCTTCGCTTTGTGAGCACCCAGATTGAAGCCCTGGGCGGAAATCAGTACCGAATTCACGGCGATCTGACCATACGCAACGTCACCAAGCCGGTGGTGCTCGAGGCCGAACTCAGCGCCCCGGTCAAAGACCCCTGGGGTCTGACCCGCACTGGAGCGACCGCTACCGGCGTTCTCAACCGCAAGGACTGGGGCCTGACCTGGAACCAGGTACTCGAGCTAGGGGCTTTGCTGGTGGGGGAAGAGGTTCGGTTCACCATCGAGGTACAGGCGGTTGCCGAGCAGTCCGCGGTTGCAGCCTGA
- a CDS encoding helix-turn-helix domain-containing protein: MARPITSETSEVDHSFCPVYEAINVLQEKWTLHIIRSLLDGPKGFNELSRAVGGCNPATLAQRVEKLEHLGIISKTIHSTMPPRTSYALTEAGQALQAVIEAIDRWGRRYLLEPAAQ, encoded by the coding sequence ATGGCTAGGCCTATTACCTCTGAAACCTCTGAAGTAGACCACAGCTTTTGTCCGGTCTACGAAGCCATTAATGTCTTGCAGGAAAAATGGACTTTGCATATCATTCGCAGCTTGTTGGATGGCCCCAAAGGTTTTAACGAGCTTTCCAGGGCTGTAGGCGGCTGCAATCCGGCTACCCTGGCTCAGCGGGTAGAAAAGCTCGAGCATCTGGGCATCATCTCCAAGACCATCCACTCCACCATGCCTCCGCGCACCAGCTACGCCCTGACCGAGGCCGGGCAAGCCTTGCAGGCAGTAATCGAAGCCATAGACCGCTGGGGGCGACGGTATTTGCTGGAGCCCGCCGCTCAGTAG
- a CDS encoding ring-cleaving dioxygenase, with the protein MRKVTGIHHITAMAGHPQRNLEFYTGVLGLRLVKVTVNFDDPETYHFYYGDGLGQPGTILTFFPWQRALAGRAGVHQVAIISLAIPLESLGYWMHRLMEKGVGYEGPQRREIVGPSGLEEVKVLTLRDPDGIAVELVAASSVSTIQYWALAPVPEEYAIRGIFAAQMWVLRAEPSVQLLEELGYRVLGQVDTITYLGPSVEEPSWGRIEVRETGQFMAAKGGVGTVHHVAFRVPDDETQQALREQLQRQGVRVTAVQDRQYFRSIYFREPGGVLFEIATDTPGFTYDEPFERLGTSLRLPAWLEPVRAQLTQRLPAIPYATPLPEQSPEQVSVTSSQAQDDAQDSSSAPTPGQ; encoded by the coding sequence ATGCGCAAAGTCACAGGAATTCATCACATCACCGCGATGGCAGGCCACCCGCAGCGCAACCTGGAGTTCTATACCGGGGTGTTGGGGCTGCGCCTGGTCAAGGTAACGGTCAACTTCGACGACCCCGAAACCTACCACTTCTACTATGGCGATGGGCTGGGCCAGCCCGGCACCATCCTGACCTTTTTCCCCTGGCAGCGGGCCCTGGCCGGACGGGCGGGGGTACATCAGGTGGCGATTATCAGCCTGGCCATTCCCCTGGAAAGCCTGGGCTACTGGATGCACCGCCTGATGGAAAAGGGGGTTGGGTATGAAGGCCCCCAGCGCCGCGAAATTGTCGGCCCCAGCGGTCTGGAAGAAGTCAAGGTACTCACCCTCCGGGACCCCGATGGTATTGCAGTAGAGCTCGTAGCGGCTTCCAGCGTATCCACCATTCAATACTGGGCCCTGGCCCCGGTACCGGAGGAATATGCCATTCGGGGTATTTTTGCAGCGCAGATGTGGGTGCTGCGGGCAGAACCTTCGGTGCAGCTGCTCGAGGAGCTGGGGTACCGGGTGCTGGGTCAGGTGGACACCATTACCTATCTGGGCCCGTCTGTGGAAGAACCCTCCTGGGGCCGTATCGAGGTGCGCGAAACCGGCCAGTTCATGGCCGCCAAAGGGGGCGTGGGTACGGTACATCATGTTGCCTTTCGTGTACCGGACGATGAAACCCAGCAAGCCCTGCGTGAGCAACTCCAGCGCCAGGGGGTTCGGGTGACGGCGGTGCAGGATCGCCAGTACTTCCGCTCCATTTACTTTCGCGAGCCGGGAGGGGTGTTGTTTGAGATTGCCACCGATACGCCTGGCTTTACCTACGACGAACCCTTTGAGCGCCTCGGGACCAGCCTGCGCCTGCCCGCCTGGCTCGAGCCCGTCCGGGCTCAGCTTACGCAAAGGCTGCCGGCCATTCCCTATGCAACACCTCTACCGGAGCAATCCCCAGAGCAGGTTTCGGTAACCTCGAGTCAAGCCCAGGATGATGCACAGGACTCGTCCAGCGCCCCGACTCCAGGCCAGTAG